In Oncorhynchus mykiss isolate Arlee chromosome 32, USDA_OmykA_1.1, whole genome shotgun sequence, the DNA window ccccctcccccagctGGTGCTTCTGATCAGGGAATGCCCTCTGCTGGTGGACGTGGGCGCATTAGAGAAGTGTTACCATGTCATGGACCGGCTATGTGAGCAGTGTGTGAAGTAGCAGGATATGAACGTGGTGCTGGCCATGAAGATGCACTACATTAGCTATGTGCTGCAGAAATGCATGGCCTTTCTTCTGGactgtgatttaaaaaaatgttttatttcacctttatttaaccaggtaggctagttgagaacaagttctcatttgcaactgcgacctggccaagataaagcgtagcaattcgacacatacatcaacacagagttacacatggaataaacaaaacatatagtcaataatacagtagaacaaaagaaaagaTTGCATTGCTAGCATTCTAACCTGTACCCATCCAATTTAATTATTTCTTTTAACATTTACAGACTAACCATTGGGTACTAATTGTTGTGTTTTATAGTGCTTTATATTGCGTGCATACCTTATGTAAACTGTATCGACAGTTCCCTAGACAATTTCCATGTTTCATTgtctttaaaatatatttttttgtaaatctCTTCTCTCAGCCTGTtgaaggggagggatggagatggtttTCCTCAGTACcaggagaagttcattagagaCTGCATCAGGAAGTTTCCCTGCTGTGAAGCCGCACTGCTACAGCAGCAGGTCATGAGCATCGCAACAGTGGAGATCGTGAGTGAACTTCCACTCATTCATCCATTCAAACCTTCCTTTGACTTAGGTCTCATCCCCCAAAAttgttttaaactgcattgttggttaagggcttgtaagtaagcatttcactaagttctacccctgttgtattcggtgcatgtgacaaacaacacttgatttgatttggtgtaaGGCTCCTATGGACTCATGTAATTTGTCCCTGCGGAAATGAATCAATTGAAGATGGATTGGATTAtgcaaaacattttaaatgtgtaATTTGCATATTAAGGAGACCATGTTCATTCTCAATTAATTTAGATTATATTGACAATTGATGTTATTACAAATGCCTTTCTGTATGGCAATGTTCACTCTTCAATGTTTAACATTCCATGTTCCACTGCTTCTCGTCTCCAGGGTAACGACCAGACAGCGTTCTCAGTATTAACCCAGGCTCTCATGGGTAAGATGACCTTCATAGATGCTGATTTCTGCACTacgtgtggagagagaggggcagagaagaGATGTTCCCTCTGCAACATGGTAGGAAAACCACCTCCGAACTCTGATACAGAAGCACGTGGTTTCTCTCATTTGTTTCCCTCTCTATTACTTTGGTTACACTTAATGATTTCAGCCATGAATACGCCATGCTTATATgctaataaatgttttattttactaCTACAGGTGACTTACTGTGGCCTGATTTGTCAGCGACTCCACTGCCCCACCCATAAGATCTGTAGAGGACTGCAGGAGAAGGATACCCCGAGACTGAGGGAGCACTGTGGTAAACTACGCACTCCTATCTGTTGAAAACATATACAATAGGTTTGCTATAGTTATACTACACTGTGCTATGTTGCTCCATACTGGACATGCTTTTTAGACCAGGAATAGGCTTATTCTGAGTGTGGGATACAGGCCACAATAGCCTACTTTACTACTGTAGCTTGTTACATACTTGTAGCTTTCTGATGCCTTCAAAGTTCAGCTTTAGACTGTTTCCCCTCTCTATCCTGGGTCCAGACGAGGAGAGTGACATGGTGAAGGAGACAGCCAGCTTCCTGGCAGAGCTGCGTTTTTAAGGCAGAGGAGCATTGCGTCGTTAGGGTGTCCCAGTCCCTCAGCGCCAGACCAGCTAAACTGTCCCTCCACATCCTCAGAGGGACCACTGTCCTGCCACCAGGAATGAGAAGGACTGCTGGTGTTCTTTTCTACTGGGTAGTTAATTGATTCATTGATGAAATGTTACTGATTGGCCAGAGTTCAGTGAAATTAATAATGAAGTTATATTGAACTGAATTGATTCCATTCACTTGGTGTATGAGGTCTGAATCAATCCCTGATTTAAAGGAGAATGATGAAAATCAGCATTATTACTGATTGGCCAGGATGTCCAGATTGAGAGAAAGGGGAATGATGAAAATCAGCATTATTACTGATTGGCCAGGATGTCCAGattgagagaaaggggagagtgaGGATGAATGCTTTATTCACCAAGCAGCTGGACTGGAGTTTAAGGAAGGACTGTTACTATGGACCCAATGAGGTCTATTCTGTTTAGAATAGGGGAGACTGAAGTATTCAGGGTGTGTATATGATGCACAATAGCATATTGggtgcgtttacacaggcagcccaactcTGATCTTTTGCCCCCCAAACATATTTTGACCAGTCAGATCAGATCTTTTGCTGAAAATTGGGCAAAAGATAAGAATTGGACTGCCAGTGTAAAAACAGCCATTGAGGTGTAGTTGTATTGGCTCTAATGTGACTTGCTAGTTTGCATGTCTTTTGAGCAAATTCTTTCTTATTTCAAATGTGAGCCTTTAATAATCTTTAACGTCTTAAAATAACAATTTCCTCCCTTACATTTGTAATGTGAAAAATACTTTCATGTATAAATAGGACCACCTGACTGAACAATACGTGTCATTGTTATGGCAGTGGATAAAACACACAATATGTGTTACTCTAAACTTGTGATTTCCTTCTATAACTTGAGACCCATGGATCATCTTACCAGTGATGTATCCATATCAGTCCATGTCACAGATGATCCACGGATGACCCAATGACGATCTGACTTCAATGCTGGACCAACATTTACACCCAATTGAAAATGTAAAACTGGGAACCAAAACAAATGGCAATCACATCAATAAAGAGTGCCTTAATAGTTGTCCTTCACTGTCCATTTTGTTGTTATGGGGACATTCCCATATTTTTGTtttgccactagatggcagcttTCCCCTTTATTGCCATCCATTGCAATGATTCTAATGACTGGTTATTCAGCTACTGCACTCTGTCGGCAGGGTTCAAAGGGTACTGGAGCATGATGTTTTGGCTGAATCTATAGTTCTATACAATATGCTGTCAGACTTTCTTTGCAGAGAGTGAGCATTCTCTACATAAAACAATGTTCATTCCAATTCTCATAGTGCAGACAGTAACCTTTAATTCATAGTCATGTGTCAGCCAGTCAAGACACAAGGTCTTCATAAACAAATACATCTCCCAATATTTCAATAACTCCATTGTTGACCTGTTTTTGTTAGCGGCCTCCTCTTGGTTGCTATGCCAGAGTGGGTCTTCAACACCATCTATATAATAACTATAGTTCCCCAAGGGCAGGAAAGGAGCACTCATGGACCATCTTCTCACACAAACATCAGATACTTCAGGTAGTTAAGTCCTACGGCCATGCTGTTGAATTCTATAGACCCCTGTCTCCGCTTCCTGTCAGTATTGTTCTCAAGCTTCCACTGCCCAGGGTCCCACGGGAGAACAGACAGTGGCCCCTGCCTCTTATGGCTGCTGCTGGtcatagtgtatgtgtgtggttgctGCTCATAGTGTGTGTGGCTGCTGctcatagtgtttgtgtgtgtggctgctgcTCATAGTGTGTGGCTGCTGCTCATAGTGTGTGTGGCTGCTGCtcatagtgtatgtgtgtggttgctGCTCATAGGGGCCAGCTAACTAACGAGCATGGTGCTGTCATGTTGCCTGTCTGAATAGAGCCATAACTGACTCATCCCCCATCCTCCACAACCCCTCTGTTAACTCATCCTCCACAACCCCTCTGTTAACCCATCCTCCACATCCCCTCTGTTAACTCATCCTCCACATCCCCTCTGTTAACTCATCCTCCACATCCCCTCTGTTAACCCACCCTCCACAACCCCTCTGTTAACCCATCCTCCACATCCCCTCTGTTAACCCATCCTCCACATCCCCTCTGTTAACCCATCCTCCACATCCCCTCTGTTAATCCATCCTCCACATCCCCTCTGTTAATccatcctccacatcctctcTGTTAACCCATCCTCCACATCCCCTCTGTTAACCCATCCTCCACATCCCCTCTGTTAACCCATCCTCCACATCCCCTCTGTTAACCCATCCTCCACATCCCCTCTGTTAACCCATCCTCCACATCCCCTCTGTTAATCCATCCTCCACATCCCCTCTGTTAAcccatcctccacatcctctctgttaacccatcctccacatcctctcTGTTAACCCATCCTCCACATCCCCTCTGTTAACCCATCCTCCACATCCCCTCTGTTAACCCATCCTCCACATCCCCTCTGTTAACCCATCCTCCACATCCCCTCTGTTAACTCATCCTCCACATCCCCTCTGTTAACTCATCCTCCACATCCCCTCCGTTTCCTCATCCCTCACATCCCCActgttacccccccccctacCATCCCCCTGTTTCCCCCTCTattatccctctctcttcacctaTATGTCATGTCACTCACGGAAGCATAAAAGGATTGATCTCAAATTTCAGTTTTTTGAGATGTATAAATGTGCGAATGCTGCCTGCGTCATGGTATCATATAACTTTGATAGTCCTCTTTTAAGCCCCCAGGTTCCCTCCTCTCAGTTTCCCCTCAGCCTCATCCATTCCCTCCCCTTCTTCCAGACAGTATGACTAACATTGCTTTTTGGAGGTAATAGGAGATTGTTTGGACAGCGGGGCTTTTAAAAAGAAAGAAGAAATAAGATATGAAAAAGAAAAGCTACTTATTTAACAATATGGCATGAGCCTGGACAGTTTTACAGTGGATTTATTTTCACTCTTATCAAAGGAGGGGACATAGCTGAGGAGACGTTGGGTGAATTCATTGTCAGGGCAGGCCTGGGAAAGGAGTGAAAACAGACACTGGTTCTTAGGGGCAAGGAGTCGACAGGATgaatgggtggatggagggatgaaggaggagaTCTAAACGTTTGTCTTATTCTCTGATTTGGGTAATGCATCATACATCATGTTGGTGAGTTTACCTGAAGCACCTGAActgcagagatggagagatcacTGGATGAGAGAACACATGAGAACTACAGTAATCACTACCTCTGATCCAGGGCATTAGTGCTTTCCGCTAGGAACGCACACTATCGCCCTGGACCAGAGTTATGTACTCACCTGGTCTGACTGCAGGGTCTCCAGCTGAGCTTCCTTGTTAAGACAAATCAATCCGTTCAGAAAttgaattttttttaaaactataaACTTACAAATCATCATGAAATAGAGTATCAAAGGATATGCCACTGGTATGTGGCACTCTTTGATTATCTACATATGATTTGCATACATTCATTCAATAATGAATACATTTACCTGATGGTCAACAAACCAGTAGTATTGCTAGTTTGTTATAAACCT includes these proteins:
- the LOC110489407 gene encoding uncharacterized protein LOC110489407 isoform X1, which gives rise to MGLLKGRDGDGFPQYQEKFIRDCIRKFPCCEAALLQQQVMSIATVEIGNDQTAFSVLTQALMGKMTFIDADFCTTCGERGAEKRCSLCNMVGKPPPNSDTEARGFSHLFPSLLLWLHLMISAMNTPCLYANKCFILLLQVTYCGLICQRLHCPTHKICRGLQEKDTPRLREHCDEESDMVKETASFLAELRF
- the LOC110489407 gene encoding ankyrin repeat and MYND domain-containing protein 2 isoform X2, yielding MGLLKGRDGDGFPQYQEKFIRDCIRKFPCCEAALLQQQVMSIATVEIGNDQTAFSVLTQALMGKMTFIDADFCTTCGERGAEKRCSLCNMVTYCGLICQRLHCPTHKICRGLQEKDTPRLREHCDEESDMVKETASFLAELRF